In Perca fluviatilis chromosome 3, GENO_Pfluv_1.0, whole genome shotgun sequence, the following proteins share a genomic window:
- the LOC120555276 gene encoding receptor for retinol uptake stra6-like isoform X1, whose protein sequence is MNQSKVELEPFEYSYYDYSDWYTNNAEPTNPPKEVILPCDPTVDDKLFHICMLSISLVVMLILAALTRKNKLCQGFTRGSSSIFSPVNFLDQTQKKGLVMAVFGQVFSKLSMLVLAPDPLPFSKDTPADIKEYMKIIAIFYYPVLYYPLLVCCSLQHKAGYVFGTLLSFTHFGVLVWQKFDCPVTPEIYKYYALLASLPQLACLAYLCFQFPLLFMKGPKTDEDLDSSYYTKYVKLLLKKKSSTASSLTTDKPTLAERILEVPKSYIYTPEKVFRFPLKLAVSAFVALVAIYHIALLLVVLVVPTLHIVRAGIDENMYFLLLGFGIVLSDDRMEVVKILTFYTWLLEVCFLCAVTLSCLVSLIMIMRSMTLHRSNLKGLYKGDIYSIYNSQKTIRPSKPGIVCWMGLTGYQAAIICLGMVIQTVVFFICFLFLVFLIIIPVFYGRNIIVFEIAGKAWPGWVTLILVTALQHVTAKFAFIKKEAGTTDLNNRESLFLLTYLLFLINTLVGLVVAIWRMVITALYNIVHLGRIDISLLHRTAESYDPAYRYYTHSLKVEVSQSHPVMKAFCGLLVDMMIEGGRVGQKMRDAEEACSSMLSGIQENRPSKATSRRRIRCRWQLLYTLVNNPSLLGSRKHFQTMQTSESILNGTPKRSSKKGSKKETGKPAAEPVQSTETPSNRDKTD, encoded by the exons CTGGTGGTCATGTTAATCCTGGCAGCTCTCACCAGGAAAAACAAACTCTGCCAAGGATTTACAAGAGGATCCTCCAGTATCTTCAG TCCAGTCAACTTCCTGGACCAGACTCAGAAAAAAGGCCTGGTCATGGCTGTTTTTGGGCAGGTGTTTAGCAAGCTGTCAATGCTCGTGCTCGCCCCAGACCCTCTGCCTTTCTCCAAAGATACTCCAGCGGACATTAAAG AGTACATGAAGATAATCGCCATCTTCTACTATCCTGTCCTGTATTATCCTCTGTTGGTCTGTTGCTCTCTGCAGCACAAAGCAGGTTACGTGTTCGGGACGCTCCTCTCCTTCACTCACTTCGGGGTCCTGGTGTGGCAGAAGTTCGACTGTCCAGTGACTCCAGAG ATCTATAAGTACTACGCTCTGCTTGCAAGTCTGCCTCAGCTGGCCTGCCTTGCATATCTCTGTTTCCAGTTTCCTTTGCTGTTTATGAAAGGACCAAAGACTGACGAG GACCTTGACAGCAGCTACTACACCAAATATGTGAAGTTACTTCTCAAGAAAAAGTCCTCAACTGCCAG CTCTTTAACTACAGACAAACCAACACTGGCAGAGAGAATACTGGAGGTGCCTAAGAGTTATATCTATACACCAGAAAAAG tGTTTCGTTTTCCACTAAAACTGGCAGTGTCAGCATTTGTTGCCCTCGTGGCAATATATCAT ATAGCATTGTTGTTAGTCGTCCTGGTAGTCCCCACTCTCCATATCGTCCGTGCCGGTATCGATGAAAACATGTACTTCCTGTTACTGGGCTTTGGGATCGTCCTGTCAGACGACAGGATGGAGGTCGTCAAAATTCTGACCTTCTATACTTGGCTGCTGGAAG TGTGTTTCCTCTGTGCAGTGACCCTGTCTTGTTTGGTCAGTCTCATCATGATCATGAGGTCCATGACACTTCACAG GTCAAACCTGAAAGGACTGTATAAGGGAGACATTTACAGCATTTATAACAGCCAGAAGACCATCCGTCCATCTAAACCTGGTATTGTCTGTTGGATGGGTTTGACAGGATACCAGGCTGCGATCATCTGCCTCG GAATGGTTATTCAGACTGTCGTGTTTTTCATCTGCTTCTTGTTCCTGGTGTTTTTGATCATTATCCCTGTTTTTTACGGCCGCAATATCATCGTTTTTGAAATTGCTGGGAAGGCATG GCCGGGCTGGGTCACACTGATCCTGGTTACAGCGCTTCAACATGTGACTGCTAAGTTTGCTTTTATCAAAAAAGAAGCTGGTACGACTGACTTGAACAACAG AGAGAGTCTGTTCCTCCTGACGTACCTGCTGTTCCTGATCAACACCCTGGTTGGACTGGTAGTCGCAATATGGAGAATGGTGATAACAGCTTTGTACAACATCGTCCATCTTGGTCGTATTGACATCAGTCTTCTGCACCGCACTGCAGAGTCCTACGACCCAG CCTACCGATACTACACCCACTCCCTGAAGGTGGAGGTCAGCCAGTCACACCCGGTGATGAAGGCTTTCTGTGGGCTGCTGGTGGACATGATGATCGAAGGCGGCAGAGTTGGACAGAAAATGAGAGACGCAGAGGAAG CCTGCTCCTCCATGCTTTCAGGGATTCAAGAGAATAGGCCGAGCAAGGCGACCAGCCGTCGGAGGATTCGCTGTCGCTGGCAGCTGCTGTACACGCTGGTCAACAACCCGTCCCTGCTGGGCTCCAGGAAGCACTTCCAGACAATGCAGACCTCGGAGAGCATCCTGAACGGGACCCCCAAACGCAGCTCAAAGAAAGGCAGCAAGAAGGAGACTGGCAAGCCTGCTGCCGAGCCAGTCCAGTCCACTGAGACCCCGTCAAACCGAGATAAAACTGATTGA
- the LOC120555276 gene encoding receptor for retinol uptake stra6-like isoform X2 encodes MNQSKVELEPFEYSYYDYSDWYTNNAEPTNPPKEVILPCDPTVDDKLFHICMLSISLVVMLILAALTRKNKLCQGFTRGSSSIFSPVNFLDQTQKKGLVMAVFGQVFSKLSMLVLAPDPLPFSKDTPADIKEYMKIIAIFYYPVLYYPLLVCCSLQHKAGYVFGTLLSFTHFGVLVWQKFDCPVTPEIYKYYALLASLPQLACLAYLCFQFPLLFMKGPKTDEDLDSSYYTKYVKLLLKKKSSTASSLTTDKPTLAERILEVPKSYIYTPEKVFRFPLKLAVSAFVALVAIYHIALLLVVLVVPTLHIVRAGIDENMYFLLLGFGIVLSDDRMEVVKILTFYTWLLEVCFLCAVTLSCLVSLIMIMRSMTLHRSNLKGLYKGDIYSIYNSQKTIRPSKPGIVCWMGLTGYQAAIICLGMVIQTVVFFICFLFLVFLIIIPVFYGRNIIVFEIAGKAWPGWVTLILVTALQHVTAKFAFIKKEAGTTDLNNRESLFLLTYLLFLINTLVGLVVAIWRMVITALYNIVHLGRIDISLLHRTAESYDPAYRYYTHSLKVEVSQSHPVMKAFCGLLVDMMIEGGRVGQKMRDAEEGIQENRPSKATSRRRIRCRWQLLYTLVNNPSLLGSRKHFQTMQTSESILNGTPKRSSKKGSKKETGKPAAEPVQSTETPSNRDKTD; translated from the exons CTGGTGGTCATGTTAATCCTGGCAGCTCTCACCAGGAAAAACAAACTCTGCCAAGGATTTACAAGAGGATCCTCCAGTATCTTCAG TCCAGTCAACTTCCTGGACCAGACTCAGAAAAAAGGCCTGGTCATGGCTGTTTTTGGGCAGGTGTTTAGCAAGCTGTCAATGCTCGTGCTCGCCCCAGACCCTCTGCCTTTCTCCAAAGATACTCCAGCGGACATTAAAG AGTACATGAAGATAATCGCCATCTTCTACTATCCTGTCCTGTATTATCCTCTGTTGGTCTGTTGCTCTCTGCAGCACAAAGCAGGTTACGTGTTCGGGACGCTCCTCTCCTTCACTCACTTCGGGGTCCTGGTGTGGCAGAAGTTCGACTGTCCAGTGACTCCAGAG ATCTATAAGTACTACGCTCTGCTTGCAAGTCTGCCTCAGCTGGCCTGCCTTGCATATCTCTGTTTCCAGTTTCCTTTGCTGTTTATGAAAGGACCAAAGACTGACGAG GACCTTGACAGCAGCTACTACACCAAATATGTGAAGTTACTTCTCAAGAAAAAGTCCTCAACTGCCAG CTCTTTAACTACAGACAAACCAACACTGGCAGAGAGAATACTGGAGGTGCCTAAGAGTTATATCTATACACCAGAAAAAG tGTTTCGTTTTCCACTAAAACTGGCAGTGTCAGCATTTGTTGCCCTCGTGGCAATATATCAT ATAGCATTGTTGTTAGTCGTCCTGGTAGTCCCCACTCTCCATATCGTCCGTGCCGGTATCGATGAAAACATGTACTTCCTGTTACTGGGCTTTGGGATCGTCCTGTCAGACGACAGGATGGAGGTCGTCAAAATTCTGACCTTCTATACTTGGCTGCTGGAAG TGTGTTTCCTCTGTGCAGTGACCCTGTCTTGTTTGGTCAGTCTCATCATGATCATGAGGTCCATGACACTTCACAG GTCAAACCTGAAAGGACTGTATAAGGGAGACATTTACAGCATTTATAACAGCCAGAAGACCATCCGTCCATCTAAACCTGGTATTGTCTGTTGGATGGGTTTGACAGGATACCAGGCTGCGATCATCTGCCTCG GAATGGTTATTCAGACTGTCGTGTTTTTCATCTGCTTCTTGTTCCTGGTGTTTTTGATCATTATCCCTGTTTTTTACGGCCGCAATATCATCGTTTTTGAAATTGCTGGGAAGGCATG GCCGGGCTGGGTCACACTGATCCTGGTTACAGCGCTTCAACATGTGACTGCTAAGTTTGCTTTTATCAAAAAAGAAGCTGGTACGACTGACTTGAACAACAG AGAGAGTCTGTTCCTCCTGACGTACCTGCTGTTCCTGATCAACACCCTGGTTGGACTGGTAGTCGCAATATGGAGAATGGTGATAACAGCTTTGTACAACATCGTCCATCTTGGTCGTATTGACATCAGTCTTCTGCACCGCACTGCAGAGTCCTACGACCCAG CCTACCGATACTACACCCACTCCCTGAAGGTGGAGGTCAGCCAGTCACACCCGGTGATGAAGGCTTTCTGTGGGCTGCTGGTGGACATGATGATCGAAGGCGGCAGAGTTGGACAGAAAATGAGAGACGCAGAGGAAG GGATTCAAGAGAATAGGCCGAGCAAGGCGACCAGCCGTCGGAGGATTCGCTGTCGCTGGCAGCTGCTGTACACGCTGGTCAACAACCCGTCCCTGCTGGGCTCCAGGAAGCACTTCCAGACAATGCAGACCTCGGAGAGCATCCTGAACGGGACCCCCAAACGCAGCTCAAAGAAAGGCAGCAAGAAGGAGACTGGCAAGCCTGCTGCCGAGCCAGTCCAGTCCACTGAGACCCCGTCAAACCGAGATAAAACTGATTGA